Proteins co-encoded in one Bacteroidota bacterium genomic window:
- a CDS encoding SDR family NAD(P)-dependent oxidoreductase produces the protein MPLTTGLEGKVVLITGGSGGIGRAVASAMAAQGARLAICGRDEPRLQQIVDELRSGLRTDIISVKANMTRLNDIRRFVGAAMSKFGRIDILVNNAGGMHVGGILQTSEEDLEYHIQLKLLGYIRTSREVIEHMKACGGGKIINIVGMAGREPGPLFLLPGVINAALLNFTKSLSKGLEGDHITVNSVNPGPSDTPLAEETIKSIGALSQKSPGEVPPQAPPPKVPVRLASPGDVANAVLFLASEAASFINGTSINVDAGESLGIW, from the coding sequence ATGCCCCTTACCACCGGCCTGGAAGGGAAGGTTGTTCTCATCACCGGGGGGAGCGGCGGAATCGGACGCGCCGTGGCCTCGGCCATGGCCGCGCAGGGGGCGAGGCTCGCAATCTGCGGACGCGATGAGCCGCGGCTCCAGCAGATTGTGGACGAACTCAGGTCGGGCCTCCGGACCGATATCATTTCGGTCAAAGCCAACATGACCAGGCTCAACGATATCCGGCGCTTCGTCGGCGCCGCGATGAGCAAATTCGGTCGGATCGATATCCTTGTGAACAACGCGGGCGGCATGCATGTCGGCGGGATATTGCAAACGTCCGAAGAGGACCTGGAGTATCACATTCAGCTCAAGCTCCTCGGATATATCCGCACCTCGCGTGAAGTGATCGAACATATGAAAGCCTGCGGCGGAGGAAAGATCATCAACATCGTCGGGATGGCGGGCAGGGAACCGGGCCCGTTGTTTCTCCTTCCGGGTGTGATCAATGCCGCTCTGCTCAATTTCACGAAGTCGCTGTCGAAGGGGCTCGAGGGGGATCATATCACTGTGAACAGCGTAAATCCCGGACCGTCCGACACGCCCCTCGCCGAGGAGACGATCAAGTCGATCGGTGCGCTCTCCCAGAAATCCCCCGGGGAAGTGCCGCCCCAGGCCCCGCCTCCCAAAGTTCCCGTCCGTCTCGCATCGCCCGGGGACGTGGCAAACGCCGTCCTGTTCCTTGCATCGGAAGCCGCAAGTTTCATCAACGGAACTTCGATCAATGTCGATGCCGGCGAGTCGCTTGGAATATGGTGA
- a CDS encoding MBL fold metallo-hydrolase, which translates to MQIEFQGAAQTVTGSMHLLRAGGSTILLDCGMFQGRREEANARNRTFPFDPRSINAVVLSHAHIDHSGNLPGLVKQGYSGPIYSTLATKDLCAIMLADSGFIQEKDAEFLNKKLARQNLPLIEPLYTSDDAGAAMKLFKGLPYQTPFNVTPDVTVEFFDAGHILGSASIKVSVRENGTSKVFGFTGDLGRRDMPIIRDPVFMGDVGLLISESTYGGKLHDPPENMGQQLAADLTRTIERGGKIIMPAFSVGRTQDVVYTLHQLWDAGTLPRIPIYVDSPLAVNATDIYKAHPECFDDDVNTHIRQHHDPFGLSQLKYIRSVEESIKLNDLKGPCLIIAASGMCEGGRILHHLANNVSDSRNTVLMVGYQADHTLGKRLVNGDEEVRILGTIYKRKAEVIVHNSFSAHADGNELLAYIGQFDKKLLGQIYLVHGEAGRASDLQAGLTRLGYRNVGIPVRGQKAEL; encoded by the coding sequence ATGCAGATAGAATTTCAGGGGGCGGCACAGACCGTCACCGGTTCCATGCACCTGCTCCGCGCCGGAGGATCGACGATCCTCCTCGACTGCGGCATGTTCCAGGGGAGGCGTGAGGAGGCAAACGCGCGCAACCGGACATTCCCCTTCGACCCCCGTTCGATCAATGCGGTCGTCCTCTCCCATGCGCACATCGACCACAGCGGAAATCTCCCCGGCCTCGTAAAACAGGGCTACTCCGGCCCTATTTACAGCACCCTCGCCACCAAAGATCTCTGCGCGATCATGCTTGCGGATAGTGGCTTCATACAGGAAAAGGACGCGGAGTTCCTGAACAAGAAACTGGCCAGACAGAATCTCCCCCTGATCGAGCCGCTCTATACTTCCGACGACGCGGGAGCCGCGATGAAATTATTCAAGGGCCTCCCCTACCAGACTCCCTTCAACGTGACCCCGGACGTGACGGTCGAGTTTTTCGATGCGGGGCATATCCTCGGCTCGGCCTCCATCAAGGTTTCGGTCCGGGAAAACGGAACATCGAAGGTTTTCGGTTTTACCGGTGACCTCGGGAGGCGCGATATGCCGATCATCCGCGATCCCGTGTTCATGGGTGACGTCGGGTTGCTGATCAGCGAAAGCACCTACGGAGGGAAGCTGCACGACCCGCCGGAGAACATGGGACAACAGCTTGCTGCCGATCTGACCCGGACGATCGAGCGGGGCGGGAAAATCATCATGCCCGCGTTCAGCGTCGGGAGAACGCAGGATGTCGTCTACACCCTGCACCAGCTCTGGGACGCGGGAACGCTTCCCCGCATTCCGATCTATGTCGACAGTCCGCTCGCGGTCAATGCGACGGACATCTACAAGGCGCACCCCGAGTGTTTCGACGACGACGTCAATACGCACATCCGGCAGCACCACGACCCGTTCGGCCTGAGCCAGCTCAAGTACATCCGGTCCGTCGAAGAATCCATCAAGCTTAATGATTTGAAGGGCCCCTGCCTGATTATCGCCGCATCCGGAATGTGCGAGGGGGGCAGGATCCTGCACCACCTTGCAAACAACGTTTCCGACTCCCGGAACACCGTTCTCATGGTGGGATACCAGGCCGATCACACGCTCGGGAAACGGCTCGTGAACGGAGACGAGGAGGTCCGGATCCTGGGGACGATCTATAAGCGCAAGGCGGAAGTGATCGTCCACAATTCGTTCAGCGCCCATGCAGACGGGAACGAACTTCTCGCGTATATCGGCCAGTTCGACAAGAAGCTCCTCGGGCAAATTTACCTTGTGCACGGGGAAGCTGGACGCGCATCGGATCTGCAGGCCGGACTGACACGCCTCGGGTACAGGAATGTCGGGATCCCGGTGCGCGGCCAGAAGGCCGAACTATGA
- a CDS encoding CTP synthase produces MPKNKVKYIFITGGVISSLGKGIAAASIGLLLKSRGLRVTIQKFDPYLNVDPGTMNPFQHGEVYVTEDGAETDLDLGHYERFLDVNMTKENNATTGQVYFEIISKERRGDYLGGTVQVIPHVTDEIKRRFEALASTNKYDVVLIEIGGTVGDIEGLPFLEAMRQFMFAKGRKNSLSVHVTLVPYIKAAGEIKTKPTQHSVKTLLEIGIQPDILICRSEEPLNKGVREKIALFTNVEAESVIDAHDVSTIYQVPLQFAAESLDEIILDKLDLTCPKPDLGEWRKFVKRVREPQGNVSIGICGKYTDHQDAYKSIAESFVHAGAANNVKVTLSWIRAEDIERDGPSPLLDHICGLLVAPGFGERGIEGKIQAIRYVREQKIPFFGICLGLQCAVIEFARNVCGLSDANSTEFKQTKQNIIDMMIEQKKVTAYGGTMRLGSYPCKILKGTKTFRAYKKELVSERHRHRYEVNNAFKETLEEHGMMVTGVCPTNNLVEIIELRDHPWFIGTQFHPELRSRATDPHPLFRDFIRAAMEYRK; encoded by the coding sequence TTGCCTAAGAACAAGGTGAAGTACATTTTTATTACCGGCGGTGTGATCTCGTCGCTCGGAAAAGGCATCGCGGCCGCCTCGATCGGCCTGCTATTGAAATCACGGGGCCTGCGGGTCACGATTCAGAAATTCGATCCCTACCTGAACGTCGATCCCGGGACCATGAACCCGTTCCAGCACGGGGAAGTCTATGTGACGGAAGACGGCGCGGAAACCGACCTGGACCTCGGACACTACGAGCGGTTCCTTGACGTGAACATGACAAAGGAAAACAACGCGACGACCGGGCAGGTGTATTTCGAAATCATCTCCAAGGAGCGGCGCGGCGACTACCTCGGAGGGACGGTGCAGGTCATCCCTCATGTGACCGACGAGATCAAGCGGCGGTTCGAGGCGCTTGCGTCCACCAATAAATATGACGTGGTGCTCATCGAGATCGGGGGGACGGTGGGAGACATCGAGGGGCTTCCCTTTCTCGAAGCCATGAGACAGTTCATGTTCGCGAAAGGAAGAAAGAATTCGCTCAGCGTCCACGTCACGCTCGTACCCTACATCAAGGCCGCCGGCGAGATCAAGACAAAGCCGACGCAGCACAGCGTGAAGACCCTTCTGGAGATCGGCATCCAGCCCGACATTCTTATCTGCCGGTCGGAAGAGCCCCTCAACAAGGGGGTGCGTGAAAAGATCGCTCTCTTTACGAACGTCGAAGCCGAATCGGTGATCGACGCCCACGACGTATCGACCATCTACCAGGTCCCGCTCCAGTTCGCGGCCGAGTCGCTCGACGAGATCATCCTCGACAAGCTCGATCTGACCTGTCCGAAACCGGACCTCGGCGAATGGCGAAAATTCGTCAAGCGGGTCAGGGAGCCGCAGGGGAATGTCTCGATCGGAATTTGCGGCAAGTACACGGACCACCAGGACGCGTACAAGAGCATCGCCGAATCGTTCGTGCACGCGGGAGCGGCGAATAACGTGAAGGTGACTCTCTCCTGGATCAGGGCGGAGGACATCGAACGCGACGGCCCGAGCCCCCTCCTCGATCATATCTGCGGCCTGCTCGTCGCGCCGGGCTTCGGGGAACGCGGCATCGAGGGGAAAATTCAGGCGATCCGGTACGTCCGGGAACAGAAGATCCCCTTCTTCGGAATCTGCCTGGGGCTGCAATGCGCCGTGATCGAGTTTGCGCGCAATGTCTGCGGCCTCTCCGACGCGAACAGCACGGAGTTCAAGCAGACGAAGCAGAATATCATCGATATGATGATCGAGCAGAAGAAGGTGACCGCCTACGGGGGAACGATGCGGCTTGGATCGTATCCCTGCAAGATCCTCAAGGGAACGAAAACGTTCCGTGCGTACAAGAAGGAGCTTGTCTCCGAACGGCACCGGCACCGGTATGAGGTGAACAACGCGTTCAAAGAGACGCTCGAGGAGCACGGGATGATGGTGACGGGCGTTTGCCCCACGAACAACCTTGTCGAGATCATCGAGCTGCGCGATCATCCCTGGTTCATCGGCACGCAATTCCATCCGGAGCTGCGCTCCCGCGCGACCGATCCCCATCCGCTCTTCCGCGACTTCATCCGCGCCGCAATGGAGTACCGAAAATAA
- a CDS encoding DUF502 domain-containing protein: MTWETSRQTFWQALRATFWRGFFVIVPVVITVWVFTLLFSTVDGIISPLFDRLLSRHTQGLGFITMILLIMVLGVLSRNLIGAAIFKFFERVISSIPLARTIYGATRDLMNAFQPGQRGKSFREVVLVEYPRVGLSAIGFVTNQLTIHSGSAVSELISVYIPNPPNPTSGTMILLPRESMQVLDLSVEEGLKLVLSGGIVTRGPIHTK; the protein is encoded by the coding sequence ATGACCTGGGAAACGAGCCGCCAGACATTCTGGCAAGCGTTGCGGGCGACGTTCTGGCGCGGGTTCTTCGTCATCGTCCCGGTCGTGATCACTGTGTGGGTCTTCACTCTGCTCTTCAGTACGGTCGACGGCATCATCTCCCCCCTGTTCGATCGGTTGCTCTCCCGGCACACCCAGGGGCTCGGGTTTATCACGATGATACTCCTGATCATGGTGCTGGGCGTCCTCTCGCGGAATCTGATCGGCGCTGCGATCTTCAAGTTCTTCGAGCGGGTCATCTCTTCCATCCCGCTGGCGCGGACGATTTACGGCGCCACCAGGGATCTCATGAACGCGTTTCAACCCGGACAGCGGGGAAAATCTTTTCGTGAAGTCGTGCTCGTCGAGTACCCGCGCGTCGGACTGTCGGCGATCGGCTTCGTCACCAACCAATTGACGATTCATTCCGGTTCCGCCGTTTCTGAACTGATCAGCGTTTACATACCAAACCCGCCGAATCCCACGTCTGGCACAATGATCCTGCTGCCGAGAGAAAGCATGCAGGTTCTCGACCTGTCGGTTGAAGAGGGGTTGAAGCTGGTGTTGTCGGGCGGGATCGTCACACGGGGTCCAATTCATACAAAATGA
- the kdsB gene encoding 3-deoxy-manno-octulosonate cytidylyltransferase, with translation MTAPSVAIIIPARYGSTRLPAKPLIKFGGKPMIQHVWERAKRARLAGQVIVATDDKRIADVVRSFGGECVLTPEEARSGSDRIAMVAKEMTGTEIIVNVQGDEPLIVPRMIDEAAELLLNDPQIRVGTLIRKIENPEEAVNPSVVKVVTDSGQFAVYFSRSPIPHFRDGTDGHPPARPAYFKHVGIYAYRREFLLEFASWPPSKLEEIEQLEQLRIIDRGIRIKTRVTNFESIPVDTAEDVDKVRTLLREQQSVQAE, from the coding sequence ATGACCGCGCCTTCGGTTGCGATCATCATCCCCGCGCGGTACGGGTCGACGCGCCTGCCCGCCAAACCGCTCATCAAGTTCGGCGGAAAACCGATGATCCAGCACGTCTGGGAACGGGCGAAGCGTGCGCGGCTCGCCGGGCAAGTCATCGTCGCGACCGACGACAAGAGGATCGCAGACGTAGTGCGAAGTTTCGGCGGAGAGTGCGTCCTCACTCCGGAGGAGGCCCGCTCGGGGAGCGACCGCATCGCGATGGTCGCAAAGGAAATGACCGGCACTGAAATCATCGTCAACGTGCAGGGCGACGAACCCCTCATCGTGCCGAGGATGATCGACGAGGCTGCCGAACTCCTGTTGAACGATCCCCAGATTCGCGTCGGCACCCTCATTCGCAAGATCGAGAATCCGGAGGAGGCGGTGAATCCGAGTGTCGTCAAGGTTGTGACCGACTCGGGCCAGTTCGCAGTTTACTTTTCGAGATCTCCGATCCCACATTTCCGGGACGGGACTGACGGGCATCCTCCGGCCCGCCCCGCCTACTTCAAGCATGTCGGCATCTATGCGTACCGGCGCGAGTTCCTGCTCGAGTTCGCATCGTGGCCTCCTTCGAAGCTGGAGGAAATCGAGCAGCTCGAGCAGCTGCGCATCATCGACCGGGGGATCCGGATCAAGACGCGTGTGACAAATTTCGAAAGCATCCCGGTCGATACCGCGGAGGACGTGGACAAGGTCCGGACCCTCCTCCGCGAGCAACAATCGGTCCAGGCGGAATGA
- the gatC gene encoding Asp-tRNA(Asn)/Glu-tRNA(Gln) amidotransferase subunit GatC: protein MPVTINDVEHVAELARLRFTAAEKEKFKNQLNQILAYMEKLNELDTSHVEPLSHVIEISNVFREDRTRPSSPREEMLKNAPDKTDKFFKVPKVIGDAPSRRGKG, encoded by the coding sequence ATGCCCGTCACAATCAACGACGTCGAACATGTGGCTGAGCTGGCCCGCCTGCGGTTTACCGCGGCGGAGAAGGAGAAATTCAAAAACCAATTGAACCAGATTCTCGCCTACATGGAAAAACTGAACGAGCTCGATACGTCGCACGTCGAACCCCTTTCCCACGTGATCGAAATCTCGAACGTGTTCCGGGAGGACCGCACACGGCCGTCTTCCCCCAGAGAGGAGATGTTGAAAAACGCCCCGGACAAGACGGACAAGTTTTTCAAAGTTCCGAAGGTCATCGGCGACGCTCCCTCCAGGCGCGGGAAGGGTTAA
- a CDS encoding lysophospholipid acyltransferase family protein, which produces MILSAVRVVLAALFTAFMAAIMTLTSLVIRSERAYYSMARFYSRTVLALCGVDLIVEGVERVDFNQNHVLVANHASMFDIPAVIAGLPGEVRIVYKKELERIPVFGWGLRYGGTYIAINRRNRQEAMHGLEEAAAKITRGGGSVLMFGEGTRTEDGKLQPFKRGPFNLAAKAGVPVVPLTINGSYKIMPKGSLRIEPGTITLVVERPIQPRGSNGKSSELAMRDDVHAAIERNYKNQ; this is translated from the coding sequence ATGATCCTCTCGGCCGTGAGGGTGGTGCTCGCTGCTCTCTTTACGGCCTTCATGGCCGCGATCATGACGCTGACATCGCTGGTGATCAGGTCCGAGCGCGCGTACTATTCGATGGCCCGGTTCTATTCCCGCACCGTGCTCGCCTTGTGCGGCGTCGATCTCATCGTCGAAGGGGTGGAGCGGGTTGATTTCAATCAAAATCACGTTCTGGTCGCGAATCATGCCAGCATGTTCGATATTCCCGCTGTGATCGCGGGCCTCCCGGGCGAAGTCCGGATCGTCTATAAAAAAGAACTTGAACGGATTCCGGTATTCGGGTGGGGCCTGCGCTATGGAGGAACATACATCGCGATCAACAGGCGGAACAGACAGGAGGCGATGCACGGGCTGGAGGAGGCCGCGGCGAAAATCACCCGCGGCGGCGGCTCCGTCCTGATGTTCGGCGAGGGAACGCGCACAGAGGACGGAAAGCTGCAACCGTTCAAGCGCGGGCCTTTTAATCTGGCTGCGAAGGCCGGCGTTCCGGTCGTCCCGCTCACGATCAACGGCAGCTATAAGATCATGCCGAAGGGGTCCCTCCGGATTGAGCCCGGAACCATCACGCTTGTGGTCGAACGGCCGATACAACCGCGCGGCTCGAACGGAAAGAGCTCGGAGCTTGCGATGCGCGACGACGTTCACGCCGCAATCGAACGAAATTACAAGAATCAGTAG
- a CDS encoding SGNH/GDSL hydrolase family protein, which yields MTLPSGIPLRRIDHLVIGALTVAAIYFYAGFFFPDPYILSYGTHTRKILWFIRICLPLLYAGTVMLYVQVRRQKVDRASVALLIVTALITLSVAYTVGDIYYQHWADNHHAQYHPYLQLMPADDSVSQERKPGALSVYCVGGSTTELADSSGVDWPSRVERELRTGYGMQHVEVYNRGRQWYTSLHTLINYETNLRRHRPSVVLYMESVNDLLQNADFSYFSHGRFREDYGHFYGPVNRVINRRSLWRYLGDVIPALWFARPRQALTTGIFPGAAAYARNIESLIELARNDSTRVVLMTEPCLLKPEMTEAELSAIWMIRVEAVNDTLAWSSETVLNGMRQYNDTVRAIAARNRVPLIDLERELPKSLTYFRDEVHYRDTAFPLIARFVAARLHEILVSP from the coding sequence ATGACTCTTCCATCAGGCATCCCCCTCAGGAGAATCGATCACCTCGTCATCGGCGCACTCACCGTGGCCGCGATTTATTTCTATGCGGGATTTTTCTTTCCCGATCCATACATTCTCTCCTATGGGACACACACACGGAAGATCCTGTGGTTCATCCGGATCTGTCTCCCGCTCCTGTATGCCGGGACGGTCATGCTCTACGTCCAGGTGCGCCGGCAGAAGGTGGATCGCGCCTCCGTGGCATTGCTGATCGTAACCGCGCTGATCACCCTCTCCGTCGCCTATACGGTCGGAGACATTTACTATCAGCATTGGGCCGACAACCATCACGCCCAGTATCACCCGTATCTCCAGTTGATGCCCGCGGATGACAGCGTTTCGCAGGAAAGGAAGCCCGGAGCGCTCTCGGTGTATTGCGTGGGGGGATCGACGACGGAGCTTGCCGACAGCTCTGGTGTGGATTGGCCTTCGCGGGTCGAACGGGAACTCCGGACCGGATACGGAATGCAACATGTGGAGGTGTATAACCGCGGGAGACAGTGGTACACCTCGCTCCATACGCTGATCAATTATGAGACCAATCTCAGGAGGCACAGGCCGTCGGTCGTCCTGTATATGGAGTCGGTCAACGACCTTCTGCAGAACGCGGACTTTTCATATTTCAGCCACGGCCGTTTCCGGGAAGATTACGGACATTTCTATGGGCCGGTCAACAGGGTGATCAACCGGCGCAGTCTCTGGCGCTATCTCGGGGACGTCATCCCCGCGCTCTGGTTTGCCCGCCCCCGGCAGGCGCTCACCACCGGAATATTCCCGGGCGCGGCGGCGTATGCGCGAAACATCGAATCGTTGATTGAATTGGCGCGGAATGACAGCACGCGGGTGGTGCTCATGACCGAGCCCTGCCTGCTCAAGCCCGAGATGACTGAAGCCGAGCTTTCTGCAATCTGGATGATCAGAGTGGAAGCGGTGAACGATACTTTGGCCTGGAGCAGCGAAACGGTGCTGAACGGGATGAGGCAATATAACGACACGGTGCGGGCGATCGCGGCCCGAAACCGGGTGCCCTTGATCGATCTTGAACGAGAACTCCCCAAATCACTGACGTATTTCCGGGACGAGGTGCATTACCGCGATACGGCATTTCCCCTCATCGCCCGGTTCGTGGCCGCGCGGCTCCATGAGATCCTTGTGTCCCCATGA
- a CDS encoding metallophosphoesterase, whose protein sequence is MKILALTDIHGAYKKAKEIIDRHPSDVVLIGGDLTTAGSVKEAEEAIRLFQTGPGRIFSVSGNMDLPQHDQMMARVGVSLDSRGVKIDGIGFFGVSAAPVSPMHTPYEISEEEIARRIEAGFLQVRECPVKVFVPHAPPYGTRVDIIHMGIHVGSTAVRDFIEENSPAVVVCGHIHEGRGQDRLEGSRIVNCGAAMNGYFATIDIGEEITIENHQLGH, encoded by the coding sequence ATGAAGATTCTCGCACTCACGGACATCCACGGAGCGTATAAGAAGGCGAAGGAGATCATCGACCGGCATCCCTCGGACGTGGTTCTGATCGGTGGCGATCTGACCACGGCGGGATCCGTGAAGGAGGCCGAGGAAGCGATCAGGTTATTTCAAACCGGCCCGGGACGGATTTTCTCCGTTTCCGGAAACATGGATTTGCCCCAGCATGACCAGATGATGGCGAGGGTGGGAGTCTCTCTCGATTCCAGGGGAGTCAAGATCGACGGGATCGGCTTTTTTGGAGTCTCCGCGGCGCCCGTCTCTCCGATGCACACCCCCTACGAGATAAGCGAGGAAGAGATCGCCCGGCGGATCGAAGCCGGCTTTTTGCAGGTGCGGGAGTGTCCGGTCAAGGTGTTCGTGCCCCACGCCCCTCCGTATGGAACCAGGGTGGACATCATCCACATGGGCATTCACGTCGGGAGCACGGCGGTCCGCGACTTCATTGAAGAGAATTCTCCCGCCGTCGTGGTCTGCGGCCACATCCACGAGGGCCGGGGGCAGGATCGTCTGGAAGGAAGCCGGATCGTCAACTGCGGAGCGGCGATGAACGGGTATTTTGCCACCATCGATATTGGAGAGGAAATCACGATCGAGAACCACCAGCTCGGGCACTGA
- the mraZ gene encoding division/cell wall cluster transcriptional repressor MraZ, with protein sequence MSSFKGSYMYSVDEKGRVNLPAKLRKYVSPDTNDTFVLTRGFEKCLFVYPIDEWNRLEENLRNLSGYDPEHRRFIRALLELASESQLDAQARLSIPQELREYANIESEVRIIGTLDKIELWNPQVYVEYRNSQPETYESIAAKVMK encoded by the coding sequence ATGTCATCATTCAAGGGTTCATATATGTATTCTGTGGACGAAAAAGGGCGCGTAAATCTGCCTGCCAAGCTGCGGAAATATGTCTCTCCCGACACGAATGACACATTTGTTCTCACGCGGGGTTTCGAGAAATGTCTCTTCGTTTACCCGATCGACGAGTGGAACAGGCTGGAAGAAAATTTGCGAAATTTATCCGGGTATGATCCGGAGCATCGCCGGTTCATCAGAGCGCTTCTCGAGCTCGCCTCGGAGAGCCAGCTGGACGCCCAGGCCCGCCTATCAATCCCCCAGGAACTGAGGGAATATGCCAACATCGAGAGCGAGGTCAGGATTATCGGAACCCTCGATAAGATCGAACTCTGGAACCCTCAGGTGTACGTCGAATACCGAAACTCTCAGCCGGAAACGTACGAGAGTATCGCCGCGAAGGTCATGAAATAG
- the rsmH gene encoding 16S rRNA (cytosine(1402)-N(4))-methyltransferase RsmH — protein MIPGDYHTPVLVDSVLHYLRPVPGGVYVDGTVGGAGHAEEILMKSSPNGKLIGFDMDSDAIAFAGKRLKRFGDRVTLIRDNAANIGRNLRDAGIGRMDGMLLDLGVSSHQIGSPERGFSFQSGDRIDMRMDRSHEPDGWTVINTYPQERLAEILWKFGEERGARRIAKLLVQRRRSKTIDTTDELAALIRPVATGGNPQQTLARVFQAIRLEVNRELENLPRALSGGLEFIVPGGRLVVISYHSLEDRIVKTFFRDESKTSVASGTKLLPDRPAVPRLSVLTRKPVVPSSEELALNTRSRSAKLRAAERI, from the coding sequence TTGATACCCGGTGATTACCACACTCCTGTCCTTGTCGATTCCGTTCTTCACTACCTCCGGCCCGTGCCGGGCGGCGTCTATGTGGATGGCACGGTCGGCGGAGCAGGCCACGCCGAAGAGATTCTCATGAAGAGTTCCCCCAACGGAAAACTCATCGGGTTCGACATGGATTCGGATGCGATCGCGTTTGCGGGCAAACGCCTCAAGAGATTCGGAGACCGTGTCACGCTCATCAGGGATAACGCGGCCAACATCGGCAGGAATCTCAGAGACGCCGGAATCGGGCGGATGGACGGAATGCTCCTTGATCTGGGCGTTTCCTCGCACCAGATCGGGTCACCGGAGAGAGGGTTCAGTTTCCAGTCCGGCGACCGGATCGACATGCGGATGGACCGGAGTCACGAACCGGACGGGTGGACCGTGATCAACACCTACCCGCAGGAGCGGCTCGCGGAGATACTCTGGAAATTTGGAGAAGAGCGGGGAGCACGCCGGATCGCAAAGCTCCTCGTCCAGCGGCGCCGGAGCAAGACCATCGATACGACGGACGAACTCGCGGCCCTGATACGCCCGGTGGCGACCGGCGGAAATCCGCAACAGACCCTCGCAAGAGTCTTCCAGGCGATACGGCTGGAAGTCAACAGGGAGCTGGAAAACCTCCCCCGGGCGTTGTCCGGCGGGTTGGAATTCATCGTTCCGGGCGGAAGGCTGGTAGTGATCTCCTACCACTCGCTGGAAGACCGGATCGTAAAAACGTTTTTCAGGGATGAATCGAAGACTTCGGTGGCGTCGGGGACGAAGCTCCTCCCCGACCGGCCGGCGGTGCCGCGATTGAGCGTGCTCACGCGGAAGCCCGTCGTGCCTTCGTCCGAAGAACTCGCCCTCAACACACGGTCCCGCAGCGCCAAGCTGAGGGCCGCGGAGAGAATATGA
- a CDS encoding septum formation initiator family protein translates to MNNMKSAGTTVELPAPRATAERRYVYNGEPPAEPVYEVAPRSNRPVQRPKRSAFTVIATLVAVSLMIVFYVWTKISVDRLAIEVNELQAQNQKIMNANALLQAEINKKSTLERIGRMATQLGLTYPKEQPAWIEIDGEKLDELESH, encoded by the coding sequence ATGAACAATATGAAAAGCGCCGGCACGACCGTCGAACTTCCCGCCCCGCGCGCGACGGCGGAACGGCGCTATGTCTATAACGGTGAGCCCCCCGCGGAACCTGTGTATGAGGTTGCCCCGCGCAGCAACCGGCCTGTACAACGCCCCAAGCGTTCCGCATTCACGGTCATCGCGACGCTCGTCGCAGTTTCGCTGATGATCGTCTTCTATGTGTGGACAAAAATAAGCGTCGACAGACTGGCCATCGAGGTGAATGAGCTGCAGGCGCAGAATCAAAAGATCATGAACGCCAACGCGCTGCTGCAGGCCGAGATCAATAAGAAGTCGACGCTCGAGCGGATCGGAAGGATGGCAACCCAGCTCGGCCTCACGTACCCCAAGGAGCAGCCCGCCTGGATTGAAATCGACGGCGAGAAGCTCGACGAACTCGAATCACACTAA